The Williamsia sp. DF01-3 genome has a window encoding:
- a CDS encoding SDR family NAD(P)-dependent oxidoreductase, producing the protein MTTPTVDPTTLRLDGKRALITGATKGIGADIAVTLARAGADLILSGRNKVELDEAAATLRREHGTRVATVVADLADTDGPDALARAAADAFGGLDILINNAGISYPHSVLDLDTEQYDAVLNVNLRAPALLAARVGSIMVEQGTGGSIVTVASAAALAPLREHYSYCASKAGLVMATKVLALELGQYGIRANSVCPTVVLTEMGQRVWGEETKAAPMLARIPLGRFAIPQEVSNTVLWLASDAASMISGVDLPVDGGYTMG; encoded by the coding sequence ATGACCACCCCGACTGTCGATCCGACCACTCTGCGCCTCGACGGCAAACGCGCGCTGATCACCGGCGCCACCAAAGGAATCGGCGCCGATATCGCGGTCACGCTCGCACGCGCGGGTGCCGACCTCATCCTGAGCGGACGCAACAAGGTCGAGTTGGACGAGGCCGCTGCCACCCTCCGCCGTGAACACGGCACGCGGGTTGCCACAGTGGTCGCCGACCTGGCCGACACGGATGGCCCCGACGCACTCGCGCGTGCCGCCGCAGATGCGTTCGGCGGCCTGGACATCCTGATCAACAACGCCGGGATCTCCTATCCCCATTCGGTTCTCGACCTCGACACCGAGCAGTACGACGCCGTGCTGAACGTCAACCTCCGAGCTCCCGCCCTGCTGGCCGCACGGGTTGGCTCGATCATGGTCGAGCAGGGCACCGGGGGTTCCATCGTCACGGTCGCCTCGGCTGCCGCCCTGGCACCGCTGCGCGAGCACTACTCGTACTGCGCCTCCAAGGCCGGATTGGTGATGGCCACCAAGGTACTGGCGCTCGAACTGGGCCAATACGGGATCCGCGCCAATTCGGTGTGTCCCACCGTCGTGCTCACCGAGATGGGTCAACGCGTGTGGGGTGAGGAGACCAAAGCTGCGCCGATGCTGGCCCGGATCCCCCTGGGCCGCTTCGCGATTCCCCAGGAAGTGTCGAACACCGTGCTGTGGCTGGCCTCAGACGCGGCATCGATGATCTCCGGCGTGGACCTCCCGGTCGACGGCGGCTACACGATGGGCTGA
- a CDS encoding sugar-binding transcriptional regulator → MANQTRRSAASPPADAANGSDSGHFSASLVYAAARLYYTEEATQLDVASQLGVSRATVSRLLAEARRRGIVRIEVIAPQDFFDADLETSLSAALHLDRVYLSSPLPPPTPARPTVEVMGSVLAPAVARSLRDANLLPGDVLLVSSGRTVYEVAQYEMAELPGVLVVPTVGGNDQPEPWYQTNEITRLVAGRIGGRPNYLFAPALPGPDLHASLTADPSIQPVLRLWSQARCALMGIGAPPLLRSDIPQFVPTGSASLRSAVGDVCSRFYDRDGRAVDFPGRERLIAIELDLLKQVPIGIGVAVGKDKVDPIVAGAAAGFFNQLVTDPATATAIMESL, encoded by the coding sequence ATGGCCAACCAGACACGCAGGTCGGCGGCCTCCCCGCCGGCCGATGCGGCGAACGGGTCGGATTCCGGCCACTTCTCCGCCTCGCTGGTCTATGCCGCTGCGCGCCTGTACTACACCGAGGAAGCCACCCAGCTGGATGTCGCATCACAGCTCGGCGTCAGCCGCGCAACCGTCAGCCGGCTGCTCGCCGAAGCCCGTCGCCGGGGCATCGTCCGCATCGAAGTGATTGCGCCACAAGACTTCTTCGACGCCGACCTGGAGACCAGCCTGTCGGCAGCACTGCACCTCGACAGGGTGTATCTCAGCAGCCCGCTGCCCCCGCCCACGCCAGCGCGCCCGACCGTGGAGGTCATGGGATCGGTTCTCGCTCCTGCGGTGGCACGCAGCCTCCGTGACGCGAACCTACTGCCGGGCGATGTGCTCCTGGTGTCCTCGGGCCGCACCGTCTACGAGGTGGCCCAGTACGAGATGGCCGAACTGCCCGGCGTACTGGTGGTACCAACCGTCGGCGGCAACGACCAGCCCGAGCCGTGGTACCAGACCAACGAGATCACCCGCCTCGTCGCAGGAAGGATCGGCGGCCGACCGAACTACCTCTTCGCACCCGCCCTGCCCGGGCCGGACCTGCACGCCTCGCTCACCGCCGACCCCAGCATCCAGCCGGTTCTACGGCTGTGGTCGCAGGCCCGCTGTGCGCTGATGGGCATCGGTGCACCGCCTCTGTTACGTTCTGACATACCGCAATTCGTCCCGACCGGCTCGGCGTCGCTGCGCTCGGCCGTGGGGGACGTGTGCTCGCGCTTCTACGACCGCGACGGCCGGGCCGTCGATTTCCCCGGACGCGAGCGGCTCATCGCCATCGAACTGGACCTGCTCAAGCAGGTGCCGATCGGCATCGGTGTGGCGGTCGGCAAAGACAAGGTCGACCCGATCGTCGCCGGGGCAGCCGCGGGCTTCTTCAACCAACTCGTCACCGATCCCGCAACCGCCACAGCAATCATGGAGAGCTTATGA
- the gabT gene encoding 4-aminobutyrate--2-oxoglutarate transaminase, with protein sequence MTTSAAVSYRLPQQRNLVTPIPGPKSHELQGRRTMAVAGGVGSTVPVYAADADGGVIVDIDGNSFIDFGSGIAVTSVGASNAAVAEAVAEQARHFTHTCFMVTPYEGYVAVAERLNHLTPGDHQKRTVLFNSGAEAVENAIKVARLATGRDAVVAFDHAYHGRTNLTMALTAKTMPYKYGFGPFAPEVYRVPGSYPFHDGLDGPEAAARAISMMDKQIGADQLAAIIIEPVMGEGGFIVPAPGFLPALADWAASNGIVFIADEVQSGFARTGAWFASEHENVVPDLVTMAKGIAGGMPLSAVTGRADLLDAVHAGGLGGTYGGNPVACAAALATLDVMAELDLPRRAREIEEIAVGRLRAMASVTDEIGDVRGRGAMLAIELVQPGTNKPNPELTKALVAACLAQGVVLLSCGTYGNVIRLLPPLVIGDELLGDGLDVLENCLRDLTGSTGAARVH encoded by the coding sequence ATGACGACATCAGCAGCGGTCTCCTACCGGCTCCCCCAGCAACGCAACCTCGTCACGCCCATCCCCGGACCGAAATCCCATGAACTGCAAGGTCGCCGCACGATGGCCGTCGCCGGCGGCGTGGGCTCGACCGTGCCGGTGTACGCCGCCGACGCCGACGGTGGCGTGATCGTCGACATCGACGGCAACTCGTTCATCGACTTCGGGTCGGGGATCGCCGTGACGAGCGTGGGCGCCAGCAACGCGGCGGTCGCCGAAGCGGTTGCCGAGCAGGCACGGCATTTCACCCACACGTGCTTCATGGTGACGCCCTACGAGGGATACGTCGCGGTGGCCGAACGGCTCAACCACCTGACACCAGGTGACCATCAGAAGCGCACCGTGCTGTTCAACTCCGGCGCCGAGGCGGTGGAGAACGCGATCAAGGTGGCTCGGTTGGCCACCGGACGCGACGCGGTCGTGGCGTTCGACCACGCCTACCACGGCCGAACCAACCTGACGATGGCGCTGACGGCCAAGACCATGCCCTACAAGTATGGTTTCGGACCCTTTGCGCCGGAGGTCTACCGAGTACCCGGGTCCTACCCCTTCCATGACGGACTCGACGGTCCGGAAGCGGCGGCCCGCGCGATCTCGATGATGGACAAGCAGATCGGGGCAGATCAGCTGGCCGCGATCATCATCGAACCCGTGATGGGCGAAGGCGGCTTCATCGTGCCCGCCCCCGGATTCCTTCCCGCACTGGCCGACTGGGCCGCCTCGAACGGCATCGTGTTCATCGCCGATGAGGTGCAGAGCGGATTCGCCCGCACCGGTGCGTGGTTCGCCAGCGAACACGAGAACGTGGTGCCCGATCTGGTGACGATGGCCAAGGGCATCGCCGGCGGTATGCCGCTGTCCGCGGTCACCGGGCGCGCCGATCTGCTCGACGCAGTGCATGCCGGTGGTCTCGGAGGAACGTACGGCGGTAACCCGGTGGCCTGCGCAGCTGCACTTGCCACCCTCGACGTGATGGCCGAACTCGATCTACCCAGACGGGCAAGGGAGATCGAGGAGATCGCCGTCGGACGACTGCGGGCGATGGCCTCGGTCACCGACGAGATCGGCGACGTCCGGGGACGAGGAGCGATGCTGGCCATCGAACTCGTGCAACCGGGCACGAACAAGCCCAATCCGGAGCTGACCAAGGCCCTGGTGGCAGCCTGTCTTGCACAAGGTGTGGTGTTGCTCTCCTGCGGTACGTACGGCAACGTCATCCGGCTCCTACCCCCGCTGGTCATCGGTGACGAACTGCTCGGCGACGGGCTCGACGTACTCGAGAACTGCCTGCGCGACCTGACCGGGTCGACAGGAGCAGCGCGTGTCCACTGA
- a CDS encoding FGGY-family carbohydrate kinase, protein MELVIGIDMGTGSSKGVLADAGGTVLATETVPHETSMPRPGWVEVDPERVWWQEICTISSALMAAKPANGDVVAICVSGVGPCLVLCDADLRPTRPAILYGVDTRASAEIAELTEQLGAERILADAGTLLSSQAVGPKMLWVRNHEPEVWARSARWYGSNSYIAAKLTGEYVMDHHTASQCDPLYAIKDFEWHRRWAEQICADIPMPRLCWPGEVVGTVHRRGAEETGLPEGIPVVAGTVDAFAEAFSVGVRQPGDQMLMYGSTMFLIQIIDEFHSDPALWTTAGVQERTLALAAGTSTAGRLISWLQSVTGNASFDELTSEAMAVPPGSEGLVLLPYLAGERTPVFDPDARGVFAGLTLRHNRGHLFRSAYEGISFGIRQILEMFDDAHTAKRTVAVGGGLRSPVWAQALSDITGRAQLVPEQTIGASYGDALLAAIAVDLVAPETDWTKLAREITPDPKVASLYDDLYQTWRELYPATADQVHHLARMTDDR, encoded by the coding sequence GTGGAACTCGTCATCGGAATCGACATGGGCACCGGAAGCAGTAAAGGGGTTCTCGCCGACGCCGGGGGAACGGTGCTCGCCACCGAGACGGTTCCCCACGAGACGTCGATGCCGCGGCCGGGATGGGTGGAGGTCGACCCGGAACGGGTGTGGTGGCAGGAGATCTGCACGATCAGCTCCGCGTTGATGGCCGCCAAACCCGCGAACGGTGATGTGGTCGCGATCTGCGTCAGCGGGGTCGGCCCGTGCCTGGTTCTCTGCGACGCCGATCTCCGGCCCACCCGCCCGGCCATCCTGTACGGCGTGGACACCCGCGCCAGCGCGGAGATCGCCGAGTTGACCGAACAGCTGGGCGCCGAGCGGATCCTCGCCGATGCCGGGACGTTGCTGTCCAGTCAGGCGGTCGGGCCCAAGATGCTGTGGGTGCGCAATCACGAACCTGAGGTGTGGGCGCGCTCAGCGCGCTGGTACGGGTCCAACTCGTACATCGCCGCCAAACTCACCGGCGAGTACGTCATGGATCACCACACGGCCAGCCAGTGCGACCCGCTCTATGCGATAAAGGATTTCGAGTGGCACCGCCGGTGGGCGGAGCAGATCTGCGCAGACATACCGATGCCGCGGTTGTGCTGGCCGGGCGAGGTGGTGGGCACCGTTCACCGTCGCGGCGCGGAGGAAACCGGACTGCCGGAGGGGATCCCGGTGGTCGCGGGCACGGTCGACGCTTTCGCCGAGGCGTTCTCGGTGGGTGTGCGTCAGCCGGGTGACCAGATGCTGATGTACGGCTCGACGATGTTCCTGATCCAGATCATCGACGAGTTCCACAGCGACCCTGCGCTGTGGACCACTGCCGGCGTTCAGGAGCGCACCCTCGCACTCGCTGCCGGGACGTCTACCGCCGGTCGGCTGATCTCGTGGCTCCAATCGGTCACCGGGAACGCATCGTTCGACGAATTGACGTCCGAGGCGATGGCGGTGCCGCCGGGTAGCGAGGGATTGGTCTTGCTGCCGTATCTCGCGGGAGAACGTACTCCGGTGTTCGATCCCGATGCGCGTGGCGTGTTCGCCGGGCTCACGTTGCGCCACAACCGCGGACATCTGTTCCGGTCGGCCTACGAGGGGATCTCGTTCGGTATCCGGCAGATCCTCGAGATGTTCGATGACGCGCACACCGCCAAACGCACTGTCGCGGTAGGCGGCGGGCTGCGCAGCCCGGTGTGGGCTCAAGCGCTCAGTGATATCACCGGCCGTGCCCAGCTGGTCCCCGAACAGACGATCGGCGCGAGCTACGGCGATGCCCTCCTCGCGGCGATCGCGGTTGATCTCGTTGCGCCGGAGACCGACTGGACCAAGCTCGCTCGGGAGATCACTCCCGATCCGAAGGTCGCGTCACTCTATGACGACCTCTATCAGACGTGGCGCGAACTGTATCCGGCAACGGCAGATCAGGTACATCATCTGGCGCGGATGACCGACGACCGCTGA
- a CDS encoding aminobutyraldehyde dehydrogenase, translated as MPEILKNYINGEFVASSSTETIDLINPTDESVVGTSPVSTTADIDAAMAAAATAFETWGKTTPKTRQTALLKLADAIEANSDALVAAQARNTGQPADQIADEEVPVGADQIRFFAGAARLLEGKSAGEYMEGFTSYVRREPIGVIGQVTPWNYPLMMALWKIGPAIAAGNTVVLKPSDTTPESTLVLASLSKGILPDGVLNVVLGDGGTGASIVGHKTPGMVSITGSVRAGIAVAVSAAQQLKRAHLELGGKAPAVVFADADLDKAVDGIGEASFFNAGQDCTAVTRILVHSSIHDKFVAALAEKADATTVPPLNNINHFTKVTSILDSIPSHATVVTGGKRRGDKGFFIEPTVITGVRQTDALVQEETFGPVVTVQTFEDEAEAIALSNDVSYGLASSVWTTDHGTANRMTAGMDFGCVWVNCHIPLVAEMPHGGFKNSGYGKDLSSYGVEDYTRIKHVMSSVE; from the coding sequence ATGCCCGAGATCCTGAAGAACTACATCAACGGCGAGTTCGTCGCGTCGTCGTCCACCGAGACGATCGACCTGATCAACCCAACCGATGAATCGGTCGTCGGTACGTCGCCGGTCTCGACCACCGCCGACATCGACGCGGCCATGGCCGCTGCGGCCACCGCCTTCGAGACCTGGGGCAAGACCACCCCGAAGACCAGGCAGACCGCATTGCTGAAGCTGGCGGATGCCATCGAGGCGAACTCCGATGCGCTCGTGGCCGCCCAGGCACGGAACACCGGGCAGCCGGCCGATCAGATCGCCGACGAAGAGGTGCCCGTCGGCGCCGACCAGATCCGGTTCTTCGCCGGTGCGGCCCGCCTCCTCGAGGGGAAATCGGCAGGCGAGTACATGGAGGGGTTCACCTCGTACGTGCGGCGTGAACCGATCGGCGTGATCGGTCAGGTGACCCCCTGGAATTACCCTCTGATGATGGCGTTGTGGAAGATCGGGCCTGCGATCGCCGCCGGGAACACGGTGGTGCTCAAGCCTTCTGACACCACTCCCGAGTCGACGCTTGTGCTGGCTTCGCTGTCCAAGGGCATCCTGCCCGACGGAGTCCTCAACGTGGTCCTCGGCGACGGTGGGACGGGTGCGTCCATCGTCGGGCACAAGACCCCGGGCATGGTGTCGATCACCGGGTCAGTTCGTGCCGGCATCGCCGTGGCGGTATCCGCCGCACAGCAACTCAAGCGCGCGCACCTCGAACTGGGCGGCAAGGCCCCTGCCGTGGTGTTCGCCGATGCAGACCTCGACAAGGCCGTCGACGGCATCGGCGAGGCGTCGTTCTTCAATGCCGGCCAGGACTGCACGGCGGTGACCCGCATCCTCGTGCATTCCTCCATCCACGACAAGTTCGTGGCCGCGCTCGCTGAAAAAGCCGACGCGACAACGGTTCCCCCGCTGAACAACATCAACCACTTCACGAAGGTGACGTCGATACTCGACTCGATCCCCTCGCACGCCACCGTGGTCACCGGCGGAAAGCGCCGCGGTGACAAGGGATTCTTCATCGAGCCCACCGTCATCACCGGAGTCCGCCAGACCGACGCGCTGGTGCAGGAAGAGACGTTCGGCCCCGTGGTGACCGTGCAGACCTTCGAGGACGAAGCCGAGGCCATCGCGCTGTCCAACGACGTGAGCTACGGCCTGGCCTCGAGCGTGTGGACCACCGATCACGGCACCGCCAACCGGATGACCGCAGGCATGGACTTCGGCTGTGTGTGGGTCAACTGCCACATCCCGCTGGTTGCCGAGATGCCACACGGCGGGTTCAAGAACTCCGGCTACGGCAAGGACCTGTCGTCCTACGGGGTCGAGGACTACACCCGCATCAAGCACGTGATGAGTTCGGTGGAATGA
- a CDS encoding PucR family transcriptional regulator encodes MTTTVRWLLGQRDLDLRLIGGAAGQDRDIDCALSSELPAPHEWLAGGELLLTTGLRLPPTAAGRLEYVRLLDRVGVAGVGFGVGLGFDDVPADLVEAADQVGLPLLEVPLPVPFSAIARTVLDHIAAERFDQFVRASHTQPRITRAIIAGGMPAVVRELADAIEQTVVLLDRDQQLVSARPQPVSAEDLESVRSQVGRDPGAASGVTLTGDRVITVQRISVAGNVFGHLAVIGRTPLGDLERVLVGHATSLLSLEHAKPGQVMRDQQALNSDALTLAMSGPPPAAARNIVLRAADRDGRVRIAVAQYSGVGGAQQAAAAVAVELQNHWRPVFVDQSGPEVVVLLRGEDQRSFAESVLAMVGRQGARAGLGTVVSVDDISDSVRQARLGCAVAGEGEVVDLAAQGSVLALEPVRQAFSGAHESVLGPLLEHDRRNDSALVETLRGYLLANGQWEAAATSVGVHRHTLRHRVDRIEQLLRVDLTDARTRAELLLILLSDPR; translated from the coding sequence TTGACCACCACTGTCCGCTGGCTGCTGGGTCAACGTGACCTCGATCTGCGGTTGATCGGGGGAGCCGCTGGTCAGGACCGCGACATCGACTGCGCACTGAGTTCGGAACTTCCTGCCCCGCACGAGTGGCTCGCCGGCGGGGAGCTGCTTCTCACCACCGGTCTGCGGCTGCCGCCCACGGCTGCCGGGCGCCTCGAATACGTCCGGTTGCTGGATCGGGTGGGCGTCGCAGGTGTCGGATTCGGTGTCGGCCTCGGCTTCGACGACGTGCCGGCTGATCTGGTGGAGGCCGCCGATCAGGTGGGCCTGCCGCTTCTCGAGGTCCCCTTGCCCGTGCCGTTCTCTGCCATCGCGCGCACGGTGCTCGACCACATCGCCGCAGAGCGCTTCGACCAATTCGTCCGCGCGTCGCACACGCAGCCGCGCATCACCCGCGCGATCATCGCCGGCGGCATGCCGGCGGTCGTGCGCGAACTCGCCGACGCCATCGAGCAGACGGTGGTGCTGCTCGACCGCGATCAGCAGCTGGTGAGCGCACGGCCACAACCGGTGTCCGCCGAAGATCTGGAGTCGGTGCGGTCGCAGGTGGGACGTGACCCCGGGGCGGCCAGCGGCGTCACACTGACCGGCGACCGGGTGATCACGGTGCAGCGGATCAGTGTGGCAGGCAACGTATTCGGGCACCTTGCGGTCATCGGCCGAACCCCGCTGGGTGATTTGGAGCGGGTACTGGTGGGTCACGCGACATCGCTGCTCAGTCTCGAACACGCCAAACCCGGTCAGGTGATGCGCGACCAGCAGGCGCTGAACTCCGACGCGTTGACGCTGGCCATGTCGGGCCCGCCGCCCGCGGCAGCGCGCAACATCGTGTTGCGCGCAGCCGACCGGGACGGGCGTGTGCGGATCGCCGTCGCGCAGTACTCGGGGGTGGGAGGTGCACAGCAGGCTGCCGCGGCGGTGGCGGTGGAATTGCAGAACCACTGGCGACCGGTGTTCGTCGACCAGAGTGGTCCGGAGGTGGTGGTGCTCCTTCGCGGGGAGGACCAGCGTTCGTTCGCCGAATCGGTGCTCGCGATGGTGGGCAGGCAAGGGGCCCGTGCCGGATTGGGCACGGTGGTCTCGGTCGACGACATCAGCGACTCAGTCCGTCAGGCTCGGCTCGGATGTGCGGTGGCCGGTGAAGGCGAGGTGGTCGACCTGGCCGCACAGGGATCGGTGCTGGCGCTCGAGCCGGTGCGCCAGGCGTTCAGCGGGGCACACGAATCGGTACTGGGCCCGTTGCTCGAACACGATCGACGCAACGACAGCGCCCTGGTTGAGACGCTGCGTGGCTACCTCCTGGCGAATGGACAATGGGAAGCCGCCGCCACTTCGGTGGGTGTGCACCGGCACACCCTTCGTCACCGGGTGGACCGCATCGAGCAGCTCCTGCGCGTCGACCTCACCGACGCACGAACCCGCGCCGAACTGCTGCTGATCCTCCTGTCGGACCCACGCTGA